The segment GCCGATGTGCAGGCATACCAGCCCGGCAGCGTGGCATTGTCGGCCCAGTTTGTGCCATCGTACATAATAATTGTGCCCACTGGCAAAATATCCAGACTGTCTTTAACCGCCTGCAATTCATTGGTCAACTCAGTTCTTAATGTATCAAAATTGGCGCCTATCAGTTTGGCTGACGGATAATAACTGTCACTAGAGTTGCTGCTCAAAGTCCCCGCGGCATCCGTTGAATACATCTGCTTGTTGGCGACGTTCTCTTTGGTATGCAAAGCGTTGCGCATGCTTTCAGCGGAAAGCTTGTTACCTTCTTCAATTCCGTAATCCGTACCTTTAAAATCCGTGTCTGTTGCATCGGTATAATTGTCTGCGTTTGCCATAAAAATACCCCCTTTAGCTTATACGTCAGAAAGATAATATTTTTAACATACACTTACACCTGTTGACGTATAGAAATGATTATAACCCAAAGATAAACTTTGTCAACAAGCTAAAAAAGGATTTTATCACATGGACGTAAAACCGCTAAAGGAAATCATCAGCCGAAAATTAACTTTTCTTCTAAAGAAAAGCGGTAAAACTCTTAACACCACCGCCGAAGATCTGCAAATGCCGTTGAGTCAATATTACAGATTACTAAAAGGCCAGCGCCTACCGTTATTGCCGACGTTTGTGCATATCAGCAAGGCCTATGGAATGAATTTGGATTGGTGGTTTAAGGACATAGAATCACTGCCAAAACAAATAGAAGCCGCGGAAAACCCTACAGAATACCAGCTCTTTAAAACATTAAAAGGCTTCGACGCCAGAGGCCAAAAGATCGCGCTGGCCCTGCTGAAAACGCTGGCCAAAAGCCTGAAAAATTAAGTAAATTATCTCCTTTAAAAGAAGTTACTCTACGCCGAACCGCTGATTCAACGCGCCGCCCAGACCGAGCAGGAGCAGGATAAAAAACAACGGCCGGCCGAGGTATGGAATGAACGGGCAAAAAAACAGCGTGGTTGTGCCGAGAAATATCTCCAGATAAATGTGGTCGCGGTAAGTGAAAATTTTGACGATAGTTTCGCCGAGCATTATGGCCGCGCTGTAAAAAGCAAAGAGCATAAAGAATATATACAGAGCCGCGAAAACCGGCGCAAGAAAAATCCCAATTCCTGTGCCGAGCAACGCCGCAAAAACGATCGGCGCGAGGAGCAGCCCGAAAAATCCGCTGACCAAAGCGTTAGGCCATTTGACGCGCAAATATTCGCCGACATTTAAAATATTTGGCCGCAGAAAATACAAAAAGAAAAAGCCTAAAATCGCAAAACTTAAGTAGATCCAGAATAAAGCGCTGTTGAAATTAAAAAAACCGCGCCAGTATGTCAGGACGCGCAGGGCCGCCTCGATTATTATTTGGCCGCTGAAGAGGCCTTTTTCCGCCAAAACAAGCAATACGCGCATAAAACAATTTTACCATAAAACACTTCCCGGAATTGAGAAAAATTTGTCATTGCGTGGTTTTTCCTTTAAAATGCCTTTTGGCACGGGCGCGTATAGCTCAGGTGGTTAGAGTGCTTGCTTGACATGCAAGAGGTCTGTGGTTCGAGTCCACATACGCGCACTCGAACTTAACAAGGCCACGAAGTGGCCGACGTTAAGTGAGAGTCACAAGCCGCCGTAGGCGGCGAAGTGACAAGGTCGGAGAAATGACAAGCGATATGAATTTGGTAAGGAGGTGTTTTATGGCTAAAAATGAAAAAGAGAATAAGGAAATTTTTAAATGGTACGGCTGGGCTTCGCCAGTCGGCATCGGCATTTTCTTTGTGTGCTGCGCTTTGACACTGTTTCTGCTGGCGCAGACGACGATTTCGGCGGTGGAGTCCGCGCGCCGCAGTGTTTTGTTTGAGCAGATGAAAACTAAATAGTCAATGATGGGCATATAGCTCAGCTGGTTAGAGCGCTCGCTTCACATGCGAGAGGTCCGAGGTTCGAATCCTCGTATGCCCACCAAGCGCAGGTTGCGCTTGGTATCAAATCGCGCGCATAGAAAGCCACGCGATTTGTCATTCGAACTTAACAAGCGGCGCGGCCGCGAAGTTAAGTGAGAGCCACAAGCCCGCGTAGCGGGCGAAGTGACAAGTTTTCGCAAAAGATAGTTCGGAAAACAATAAATCAAGGTCGAAGCAGTAACAAACGAGACAAATACGATTACTTAACCCAGATTAAGGCCAAACATGGTTATGGGATAAATGAATTTGGAAAAAGATCAAAACGGAATGATTCTAACACAATTGGATAACTCTGCTGGCCGAACAACAAATAGTGTGCCCGTGGCATCAGAGAAACTTGACTCAAGGCTTCTACAAGGCTATTGATGATCCTTCCCCGTAGAGAGATTGAGGGCATATTTCTTAAGGACTTGATCTCATTTGAGATATACTCACGCAACTTTTTATTCTCTATCCGCTGAAAGAGATGATATACGTGTACTATTTCTTCCTCATAGTCTTGTTCGGACGGCCAATACTGTGGCAGTAAAAGGCGTTGAATTCTTGTTTCCACGATATCCTCTATACGTTTGGTACTTTCCCGCGTTTCCTCGTTCAATTTAGAAACATTAGGCATAGCGTATAGTTTGCTAAACATAATATAATTACCTCCAAGTGAGTCTTTAAATTATATCGTAAGCAGCGGAGAAATATTGCAAATATTTTTAGAGCGTAAACCACTCCGCCCAGCTTGGATGCGGGTGGATCATTTTTCGCAGCGCGGCATATTTGGTCTGCGTGTTGATGAGCGCCACCGCCTCACCGATCAGCGCGTCAGCGTTTTCGGACACGATGACGCAGCCGACGATAATATCCTGAGTGTCGAGATATAATTTTAAAAATCCCTCGGTTTGATTTTCGGTCTGCGCGCGGCCAAGCAGTGCGAGCGGAGACTGACGGCACTTGTCCGTGTATTGGCCGACACTGGCGATCTGCGGAGAAGTAAAGATGACGCGCGGCATGACAGTTTGGTTGATGACCTGCGGGGTTTTTGCCAATAAATTATCCGCCGCGGCCAGTCCTTGATAAGTCGCCGCGTGCGCGTAAAGCGCGAGATTATTCACATCGCCGATCGCGTAGATACTAGACACGCTGGTCTGTAAATTTTCATTGACGCTGACAAAACCTTTGGCGTCTTTCCGCACGGCCGGATCTAAAATATAATCCGTAGCGGCGCGGCGACCGGCGGCCAGCAGGCACAGCTCAGCCGCGACAGTTTGTCCGCCGTTTAGATAGAGCGTTTTGTTTTCGATTTTTTCAATTTTGCTGTTCAGCAAAAACTGGCAGCCAGCGCGCTCCAGACTTTTTTGCATTAAGCCGACGGCTTCGCGGTTTTCCTGCGGCAGGAGTTCCGGCAGGACGTCGACCAGAGTCACCTGGCTGCCTAGCCGGCTGTATAAGTCCGCGAATTCCAAACCGATGACGCCCGCGCCGATGATAGCCAGCGTGGACGGGACGGTCTTGTTTTGCAGCAGCTGAATATTGTCCAGCAGCCATTGGCCGTCGGTCTGTAAATTGGGAATTGTGCCGGGCAGCGCGCCGGTCGCCAAAATTATATAGTTAGCCGCTATGTCGCCTGAAGTGCCCGAAGACGGTGTGACCGATACGATTTTCCCCGGCAGTAATTTTGCCGCGCCAAACAAAGTTTCCACGCCGCTGTCTTTGAGAAAAATCTCGATGCCTTTTTGCAGACGTTTGAGCAAACGGTCTTTGCGGTCGAGCAAAGCGTCAAAATCCAATTCTGCTTTTTCCACGCTGATACTGAACAGACTGGCTTTTTTTATCCGCTGCAAAAAATGCGCCGCGCCGAGCAAAGTCTTGACGGGAATGCAGCCGTTATTGAGGCACGCGCCGCCAAGCTGCTGTTTTTCGATCAACAGCGTTTTTAGGCCGCCTTTGGCCGCGCGTGCTGCCGCGGCGTAGCCGCCAGGCCCGGCGCCGATGACCAAGAGATCATATTTTTTCATAGAAGTTTCAGCAGTCCTTCAAGAATTTTGCTGCGCAGTTCCAGTTGTTCTTTGGCCGCGGCGTACAGATTGTTCTTGATCTGCTGCTTGACGTCGGTGTTTTCCAGCAGCTTGTAAAAGAAATCCTGGACTTTTTCGCGCACAATTATCGAGATGATCGCCCGTTGTTTGCCGGAGTAGAGTTTCAGCAGCAAACGGGTCTTTTTAAAAAGCTCCGGCAAATCTTGCGTGCTGGTGGTCAGATAAGCGCGCGCGTTTACGGACAGACGCTCTTCGGTTTTTTCTTCCAGTTCATCCGGCAGATAAGAGCCGATCTGCATCAGCAGAGTATTCATGGTTTCCGCCGGCAGAGCGGAGATGATCAGAAATAATCCATTGGCCAGATTTTCCGCGCTGATGTTTTTGTCAAAAATGCGCAGCGGATTTTCCGCCGTTTTTTCCATAAAAGCTTTTTCGTTTTTTAGACGGCTGACAGTTTCTTTGAAAGTTTCTCTGATGACCGCCAGATCGTTTTTGCCAAAAGCCGCGTCCGCCGCCGCGCCAAAAAAAGAATGTTTAAACTCGCGCACCAGTTTTTCAGTCTCGGCGTCGTAAAGCCCGGGCGTGATAACGAGACTTTGCAGCTTGCTCAAAATTTTTACTTTGTAGCCGCTGTCCGTTTTTTGTACGGCGATGGGTGAGCGGCCGACGCCGTTGAGCAGGGAGAGAGTTATCAGCAGACAGCCCTGCACAAAACTGACCAGCGCGTCCAGGCCCTTATTTTTTTGCCACGCTTCGCGCGACAGCGCGGTCTGGCCGGAGAGCATTTCCAAAAAGATGCCGCGTTCCGCCGAACCTTTTTCCCAGAGCTTCCGGCCTTTTTTGAAAAGCAAGTCCAGACCGATTTGCAGAGCAGCCAAATCGTTTTCCGAGCTGAACTTAGTGGTTTCCAGTAGATCCAAAATTTGGCGGGTCTTGTCCATAATTTAACCCGCGGCCCGCAGCAGCAATTCATTGAGCTGCCGGGCGAAATCCAGCGGATCGTCGAGCTTGCCGCCGTCGGCGATGACCGCCTGTCCGTAAAGCAGTTTGGCCAGGCCGCCTAATTTTTCTGGCGCGGCGTTTTGCAGTTTTAGGATCAGCGGATGTTCGGGATTTAATTCCAGAATTTTTTTCTGCTCGGGAACTTCCTGCCCCATGGATTTGAACATTTTGCGCATTTGTGGCGACAGGGCGTCCGCGCCAGCGGCCAGACCGCAGGGGCTGTCGGTCAATCTGGCGGAACAGCGCACATCCTGCACCTGATCCCGCAGGGCGGCCTTAAAATTATTCAGCAGACTGCCGAATTTTTCCGCCGCCGCTTTTAATTTGGCTTCCGTTTCTTTTTTGTCGCCAAGCTCAAGATCGGCTTGGTCGATAGCCTGCAGTTTTTGGCCTTGATATTCGTAAAGCTGCGGGATCACAAATTCGTCGACAATGTCGTGCAGGAAAAGCACCTCATAATTTTGCGCTTTAAACGCGCCGAGATGCGGCGAAGCGAGAGCCTGTCCGCGCGTCTCACTGACGAGATAATAAATAGCTTTTTGTCCGCGCGGCATAGCTTTGACATACTCGGCCAAACTGCGGAATTTTTCCGACTGACTGGTCGTGAACAGCAGCAAGTCTGCCAGCGCGTCTTTGTTTTCATGATCATAGTGCAGACCTTCCTTGAGCGCCGCGCCAAATTCTTTGTAGAAAAGCAGATATTTTTCCGGCTCTTTTTCTTTCAGCGTTTTCAGAACACTCAATACTTTTTTAACAATATTTTTCTTGATCTTTTCCAGCTGCGCGTCTTCCTGCAGTATTTCCCGTGACACATTGAGCGGCAGGTCGCTGGAGTCCACCACGCCTTTTAAGAAACGCAGATATTCCGGTATCAATTTCTGGCAGTCGTGCATGATGAAAATGCGCTTGATGTATAGATTTAAACCCAGCGCGTGCTCCTTGGTGAAAAGATCAAACGGCGCGTGCTCCGGTATGTACAGCAAAGCCTTGAACTCGCTCGTGCCCTCGGCGGCGTAATGGATTATTTCCAGCGGCTTGTCGTAGCTGTGCGCGATATGTTTGTAAAAATCCTCGTATTCCTCCGGCGGGATGTCGTTTTTGTTTTTAGTCCAAAGCGCCTTTTGCGAATTTAATTTTTCTTCGACAATTTTTTTCTCCGGCTTGGCATTCTCGACAGGCTTGCCGTCTTTGTCCTGGGGAATTTCTTCGCGCTCGATGTCCATGTAAATAGGATAATCCACATAGTCGGAATATTTTTTGACCAGCTGGCGGATGGTGTATTCGTCAAGATATTCTTTGGCTTCTTTTTTGAGCTGCAAAATTATTTCCGTGCCGCGCGTGGTTTTGGCGGACTCGCCCAGCTCATAGCTGCCCTGTCCGGCGGAAGTCCAGCTGGCCGCCGCGCCGCTGGCTGTTTTGGCCTGGACAGTGACTTTATCCGCCACCATGAATGCCGAATAAAAACCCACGCCAAACTGCCCGATCAGCTCCGGGCCGTCCTTGGCTTTTTTGATCTGCTCGACAAATTCTTTGGTGCCGCTACGGGCGATGGTGCCGAGATTGGCGACTAATTCCTCGCGCGTCATGCCGATACCGTTGTCCGTGATCGTCAGCGTGCCCGCTTTGTCGTCGCGGAAAATTTTAATGCGCAGCTCCGTATTGCCGCTAAGCAGGTCTTTGTTTTGCAACGCCGCAAAACGCAGTTTGTCCAGCGCGTCCGAAGCGTTGGAGATCAGCTCGCGCAGGAATATCTCGCGGTGCGAATACAGCGAGTGGATCACCAGCTCCAATAACTGGTTGACCTCGGTTTTAAACTCGAATTTTTCAGCGGACATGGAAAACTCACTCCCTTAAATTGATAGGCTAAAATTATAATGGATTATACTGTATGGAAACTAAATCGCAAAGCCGCCGCCTGCCTACCGCAAAAGCTCGGACAGGCTGATCTCCAGGCCGGTGGCGATGCGCTCCAGATTGGAGATGCGGGCGTCGACCACGCCCTGCTCGATGCGG is part of the Candidatus Margulisiibacteriota bacterium genome and harbors:
- a CDS encoding helix-turn-helix transcriptional regulator, with product MDVKPLKEIISRKLTFLLKKSGKTLNTTAEDLQMPLSQYYRLLKGQRLPLLPTFVHISKAYGMNLDWWFKDIESLPKQIEAAENPTEYQLFKTLKGFDARGQKIALALLKTLAKSLKN
- a CDS encoding NAD(P)/FAD-dependent oxidoreductase gives rise to the protein MKKYDLLVIGAGPGGYAAAARAAKGGLKTLLIEKQQLGGACLNNGCIPVKTLLGAAHFLQRIKKASLFSISVEKAELDFDALLDRKDRLLKRLQKGIEIFLKDSGVETLFGAAKLLPGKIVSVTPSSGTSGDIAANYIILATGALPGTIPNLQTDGQWLLDNIQLLQNKTVPSTLAIIGAGVIGLEFADLYSRLGSQVTLVDVLPELLPQENREAVGLMQKSLERAGCQFLLNSKIEKIENKTLYLNGGQTVAAELCLLAAGRRAATDYILDPAVRKDAKGFVSVNENLQTSVSSIYAIGDVNNLALYAHAATYQGLAAADNLLAKTPQVINQTVMPRVIFTSPQIASVGQYTDKCRQSPLALLGRAQTENQTEGFLKLYLDTQDIIVGCVIVSENADALIGEAVALINTQTKYAALRKMIHPHPSWAEWFTL
- the htpG gene encoding molecular chaperone HtpG; translated protein: MSAEKFEFKTEVNQLLELVIHSLYSHREIFLRELISNASDALDKLRFAALQNKDLLSGNTELRIKIFRDDKAGTLTITDNGIGMTREELVANLGTIARSGTKEFVEQIKKAKDGPELIGQFGVGFYSAFMVADKVTVQAKTASGAAASWTSAGQGSYELGESAKTTRGTEIILQLKKEAKEYLDEYTIRQLVKKYSDYVDYPIYMDIEREEIPQDKDGKPVENAKPEKKIVEEKLNSQKALWTKNKNDIPPEEYEDFYKHIAHSYDKPLEIIHYAAEGTSEFKALLYIPEHAPFDLFTKEHALGLNLYIKRIFIMHDCQKLIPEYLRFLKGVVDSSDLPLNVSREILQEDAQLEKIKKNIVKKVLSVLKTLKEKEPEKYLLFYKEFGAALKEGLHYDHENKDALADLLLFTTSQSEKFRSLAEYVKAMPRGQKAIYYLVSETRGQALASPHLGAFKAQNYEVLFLHDIVDEFVIPQLYEYQGQKLQAIDQADLELGDKKETEAKLKAAAEKFGSLLNNFKAALRDQVQDVRCSARLTDSPCGLAAGADALSPQMRKMFKSMGQEVPEQKKILELNPEHPLILKLQNAAPEKLGGLAKLLYGQAVIADGGKLDDPLDFARQLNELLLRAAG